In Lemur catta isolate mLemCat1 chromosome 1, mLemCat1.pri, whole genome shotgun sequence, one DNA window encodes the following:
- the LOC123630814 gene encoding keratin-associated protein 12-1 — protein MCHTSCSSGCQPAGCVPSPCQATCCVPLPCQSSVCPPVSYRPAVFVPVRCQTSVCVPVICRPTVCVAPSCQSSSSGCCRPPCPALLCRPIGCSTPSCC, from the exons ATGTGCCACACCAGCTGCTCCTCGGGCTGCCAGCCGGCTGGCTgtgtgcccagcccctgccaggccacctgctgtgtgcccctgccctgccagtcCTCCGTGTGCCCGCCTGTGAGCTACAGGCCTGCCGTGTTCGTGCCCGTGAGATGCCAGACCTCCGTGTGTGTGCCCGTGATCTGTAGGCCTACTGTGTGCGTGGCCCCCTCCTGCCAGTCCTCC TCCTCTGGGTGCTGCCggcccccctgccctgccctgctctgcagacCCATTGGCTGCAGCACCCCTTCCTGCTGCTGA
- the LOC123630809 gene encoding keratin-associated protein 10-12 isoform X1: MAASAVSVCSSDLSYGSRVCLPGSCDACPDSWQVDDCPESCCEPPCCAPSCCAPAPCLTLVCSPVSCVSSPCRPVCTSTCTPSCCQQSSCQPACCTPSPCQQSCCVPVCCKPVCCEPVCCKPVCCVPVCSGASSSCCQQSSCQPACCTSSPCQQSCCVPVCCKPVCCEPVCCEPVCCKPVCCVPVCCKPVCCKPMCCEPLCSGASSSCCQQSSCQPACCTSFPCQPSCCRPASCVSLLCRPVCRPACCAPASSCQPSCCRPASSVSLLCRPASCPRPASCVSLLCRPACLRPACCGLSSGQGSSC; the protein is encoded by the exons ATGGCCGCGTCCGCCGTGTCCGTCTGCTCCAGCGACCTGAGCTACGGCAGCCGGGTCTGCCTGCCCGGTTCCTGCGACGCCTGCCCCGACTCCTGGCAGGTGGACGACTGCCCAGAGAGCTGCTGCGAGCCCCCCTGCTGCGCCCCCAGCTGCTGCGCCCCGGCCCCCTGCCTGACCCTGGTGTGCAGCCCAGTGAGCTGCGTGTCCAGCCCCTGCCGGCCAGTCTGCACCAGCACCTGTACGCCCTCGTGTTGCCAGCAGTCTAGCTGCCAGCCGGCTTgctgcaccccctccccctgccagcaGTCCTGCTGTGTGCCCGTGTGCTGCAAGCCCGTGTGCTGTGAGCCCGTGTGCTGCAAGCCCGTGTGCTGTGTGCCCGTGTGCTCTGGGGCTTCCTCTTCATGCTGCCAGCAGTCTAGCTGCCAGCCGGCTTGCTgcacctcctccccctgccagcaGTCCTGCTGTGTGCCCGTGTGCTGCAAGCCCGTGTGCTGTGAGCCCGTGTGCTGTGAGCCTGTGTGCTGCAAGCCCGTGTGCTGTGTGCCCGTGTGCTGCAAGCCCGTGTGCTGCAAGCCCATGTGCTGTGAGCCTCTCTGCTCCGGGGCTTCCTCTTCATGCTGCCAGCAGTCTAGCTGCCAGCCGGCTTGCTGCACCTCCTTCCCCTGCCAGCCGTCCTGCTGCCGCCCAGCCTCCTGCGTGTCCCTCCTCTGCCGTCCCGTGTGCAGGCCTGCCTGCTGTGCCCCCGCCTCCTCCTGCCAGCCCAGCTGCTGCCGCCCGGcctcctctgtgtccctcctGTGCCGTCCTGCGT CCTGCCCCCGCCCGGCTTCCTGTGTGTCCCTCCTCTGCCGCCCAGCCTGCCTGCGCCCGGCCTGCTGTGGCCTCTCCTCGGGCCAGGGGTCCAGCTGCTGA
- the LOC123630809 gene encoding keratin-associated protein 10-12 isoform X2: MAASAVSVCSSDLSYGSRVCLPGSCDACPDSWQVDDCPESCCEPPCCAPSCCAPAPCLTLVCSPVSCVSSPCRPVCTSTCTPSCCQQSSCQPACCTPSPCQQSCCVPVCCKPVCCEPVCCKPVCCVPVCSGASSSCCQQSSCQPACCTSSPCQQSCCVPVCCKPVCCEPPLCSGASSSCCQQSSCQPACCTSFPCQPSCCRPASCVSLLCRPVCRPACCAPASSCQPSCCRPASSVSLLCRPACPRPASSVSLLCRPACPRPASCVSLLCRPACLRPACCGLSSGQGSSC, translated from the exons ATGGCCGCGTCCGCCGTGTCCGTCTGCTCCAGCGACCTGAGCTACGGCAGCCGGGTCTGCCTGCCCGGTTCCTGCGACGCCTGCCCCGACTCCTGGCAGGTGGACGACTGCCCAGAGAGCTGCTGCGAGCCCCCCTGCTGCGCCCCCAGCTGCTGCGCCCCGGCCCCCTGCCTGACCCTGGTGTGCAGCCCAGTGAGCTGCGTGTCCAGCCCCTGCCGGCCAGTCTGCACCAGCACCTGTACGCCCTCGTGTTGCCAGCAGTCTAGCTGCCAGCCGGCTTgctgcaccccctccccctgccagcaGTCCTGCTGTGTGCCCGTGTGCTGCAAGCCCGTGTGCTGTGAGCCCGTGTGCTGCAAGCCCGTGTGCTGTGTGCCCGTGTGCTCTGGGGCTTCCTCTTCATGCTGCCAGCAGTCTAGCTGCCAGCCGGCTTGCTgcacctcctccccctgccagcaGTCCTGCTGTGTGCCCGTGTGCTGCAAGCCCGTGTGCTGTGAGCCC CCTCTCTGCTCCGGGGCTTCCTCTTCATGCTGCCAGCAGTCTAGCTGCCAGCCGGCTTGCTGCACCTCCTTCCCCTGCCAGCCGTCCTGCTGCCGCCCAGCCTCCTGCGTGTCCCTCCTCTGCCGTCCCGTGTGCAGGCCTGCCTGCTGTGCCCCCGCCTCCTCCTGCCAGCCCAGCTGCTGCCGCCCGGcctcctctgtgtccctcctGTGCCGTCCTGCGTGTCCCCGCCCGGcctcctctgtgtccctcctCTGCCGCCCAGCCTGCCCCCGCCCGGCTTCCTGTGTGTCCCTCCTCTGCCGCCCAGCCTGCCTGCGCCCGGCCTGCTGTGGCCTCTCCTCGGGCCAGGGGTCCAGCTGCTGA